One Desulfomicrobium apsheronum genomic window, CTGGTGAACGCACCCATCGGTGTGTTCTCGTCCACTCCAGGCGGCCGCTATCTCTACGTAAATCTGGCCTGGGCCAGGATGTTCGGGTACGAATCGCCCGAGGATGTCCTGGCCTCGATTACCGACATCTCCTCGCAACTTTACGTCGACCCGGCCGAAAGGGAGGAGTTCAAGCGCCTGCTTGAGCTTCATGGCGAAGTCGTCAATTTTGAAAGCAGGTTCAAGCGGCGCGACGGGACCATGGTCTGGGTATCCAGAACCGCCAGGATCGTGCGCGACGCCCAAGGCCAAGTCTCCCATTATCAAGGGTTCACCACGGACATCACCGCGCGCAAGGAATCGGAAGCGGCCCTGCAAAAGCAAAAGGTGATGCTGGAGCATCTGTTCGAGAGTTCTCCGGAGGCCATCGCCATTGTCGATAACGAGGGCTGCGTTCTGCAGATCAACAAATCCTTCGTCAATTTGTACGGTTACGCATGGGAAGAGGCTCTGGGCAGGCAGATAAACGATCTGGTTTCCCAGGGGAGCTATCATCGCGAAGCGGAAAAATATTCGAATCGTGTTTTCAAAAAAGGTGAAATCATCGAGACGGAAACGGTGCGCTGCAAAAAAGACGGCACCCCCCTCGATGTCGTCCTCATAGGCTACCCCATTCTTTTCGATGAACACATCATCGGCGCCTACGCCATCTACCGCGACATCACGGACCGGAAACGCACCGAAGAGTCGCTCCTTGAGAGCGAGGCGCGCTTCAAGGCTCTGCACAATGCCTCTTTCGGAGGCATAACAATCCACGACAAAGGCATCATTCTCGATTGCAATCAGGGGTTGTCCGACATCACCGGTTATCGCGTGGACGAACTGATCGGCATGGACGGTCTCAAGCTTATCGCCGAGAGGTCACGGGCGCTGGTCATGGGGAATATCCTGGCCGGTCATGAAGAGCCTTACGACGCATACGGTCTGCGTAAAAACGGCGAGGAATATCCGTTGCGTCTTGAGGCTAGAAACATTCCCTACAAGGGAAAATCGGTCCGCACCGTCGAGTTCAGGGACGATACGGCCCGTAAACAGGCCGAGATGGAACTGATCAAGGCCAAGGATGCCGCCGAAACCGCGAACAAGGCCAAGAGCGAATTTCTGGCCAACATGAGCCATGAGATCCGTACTCCGCTCAACGGCATCATGGGACTCATGCAGCTTCTGCAGACCACGCGCCTGGACGACGAGCAGCGTGAGTTCGTTTCCATGGCCATCAGCTCCTCGGACCGCCTGGCCCGATTGCTGACCGATCTGCTCGACATCTCCAAGATCGAGGCGGGCAAGATGGAGGTCGTCGAAGAGGATTTCAGCCTGCGCGAGCTGTGTGATTCCGTGACCGAACTTTTCGCCGTCAACGCCGCCGAGAAAAACGTTTCGCTAGAGTATGTCATCGATCCCGCGCTGCCGCCGGTGCTGGTCGGCGGCGTGGCCAGACTGCGCCAGATTCTTTTCAATCTGGTCGGCAACTCCCTGAAATTCACCGATCAGGGCCGGGTCCGGCTGGAGATGGTCCCGCTTTCTTCCTTGCGGGATGGCGAGCAACGACTTCTTTTTTCCGTTTACGATACCGGAATAGGCATCCCGGAGGACAAGCTCGAATATCTGTTCAAGCCTTTCGCCCAGGTCGAAGGCTCCTACACCCGCAAGTATCAGGGCGCGGGGCTGGGGCTGGCCATCGTGCGCAGGCTGGTCGAGCTCATGCGTGGACACATTTATCTGGAAAGCGTTCTCGGCGAGGGCACCGAGGTGCATGTGGTCCTTCCGCTCAGGCCCATGAACAGGGGCGCCTGCGCAAAGGTGCGCGTTGAACCGCCCGAAAAAGTCTTGACGGGTTTGCATGTACTGTTGGTGGAAGACGATTTGTCCAACCAGATCACGACCCGCAAATTGCTGGAAAAGTCAGGGCATGCGGTGACACTGGCCGAAAATGGCAGCCAGGCTCTGGAGCGCCTGCGCGAGACGGACTTCGACATTGTCTTCATGGACATCCAGATGCCCGTCATGGGCGGCCTTGAAGCCACCCGGGTCATTCGTGGGGCGCCTGAACTGGCCTCGCGCAAGGACATCCCCATCGTCGCCCTGACCGCCTACGCCATGGCCGGTGACAGGGAGAAGTTTCTTGATTCGGGCATGGACGATTATCTCTGCAAACCTTTCAGCCGGGAGAATCTGGATGGGATGATCGACAAACATGCTCGCCTGGACGCGTTGCAATCCTGGGAAAAACCTTAGCGCTGCCGGGTATCCGGATTTCTTGAAGCCCATTGGACAATCTTTTGCTCGAGGACACTTGATGCCCAGAAAATATACCGGCAAGCCGAAAATGCCCGCATCGACCAATTCTTCTGCTTCCCGATCCATGATCAGGCCGTCGCTGTATGTGGCGGTCATCCTCTCGGGATCGGGCAGCGACGGCATGCGCGGAGTCCGGGCCATCAAGGAATTCGGCGGCATGGTCATGGTCCAGAGCGAAAGCACGGCAAAATTCGACAGCATGCCCCGGGCTTCCATCTCCACGGGCCTTGTGGACTTCATCCTGCCGCCCGAGGAGATGCCCGACAGATTGCTTTCCTACGCCAAGCATCCCTTTGTCATAAAAGCCGAACGCTCGGAGACCGTCATCAGCGACGAGGACGCGCTGACCCGCATCTTCGCCATCCTGCGCGACAAGTTCAAGGCCGATTTCACCTACTACAAGCCCAGCACCGTGACCCGGCGCATCGAACGCCGCATGTCCATCAACCGCATCGACGAGATCCGCGATTACGTGGCCTTCATGCAGAATTATCCCGGCGAAGCGGGTACGCTGTTCCGCGAATTTCTGATCGGCGTGACCAGATTCTTTCGCGACCGCGAGGTATTCGATCTGCTCAAGGCGAACTGGCTGCCCGAGATCCTGGACCGCGCCTCCGGAAAAGAGAGTCGGTTCTGGATCGCCGGATGTTCCACGGGCGAAGAGGCCTACACCCTGGCCATCCTGGCCAAGGAGTACATGCTGCAATCGGGAATCAACCGCGACCTGAAAATCTTCGCCACGGACATCGACCGCGACGCCGTCCTGTTCGCCGCCAACGGCGTCTACCCCGACAGCATCGCCGCCGATGTGCCCCAGGAGTTGCTGAACAAGTATTTCTACCGCAAGCAGGACAGCTACCAGATCTCGCGCAACATCCGCGAGATGGTCGTCTTTGCGCAGCACAACCTGATAAAAGATCCGCCGTTCACCAATATCGACCTCATTTCCTGTCGCAACCTGCTCATCTATCTCCAGCCTGTCTTGCAGCGCAAGGTGCTTGAGTTTTTCAATTTTTCGCTCAACGCTCAGGGCGTTCTGCTGCTCGGCACCAGCGAGACAATAGGCGAAATGGGCGATTGTTTCGAGAGTCTCGATCACAAATACAAGATCTACCGCACCAAGGGGCGCTTCAAACACAGCCTCGATGCCCGGGATCTGCCCCTGGCCCCGAATTCGACCTACCGGGAGCTGGAAAGCCGTTTTCCGGTGGCGCGCAGGGATATTCACGTCGGCGACGAGCGCATTCTGGAGCGATTCCTGGAAGCCCTGAGCGCCGACAATTTTCCGCTGGCCGTGGTCGTCAACGAACAGATGGAAGTGCTGCACATCTTCGGAGATACACAAGGGTATTTCAAGCTGCCTTCGGGCAAGCTTTCGCGGGACATTTCCAAGATGGCGGCCAAGGATCTGGCCATTCCCCTTTCCACCGGCATTCAGAAGGTTTTTCGCAAGAACGAGGCGCTTCGTTTTTCCAACATAAAGTTGCGCGACATGGATGCGCTCAAGATCGTGGACCTGCGAATTTTGCCCCTGCCCCGGAAAAAAGGCCAGGAGCCCCTGGTGGCAGTCTTTTTGGAAGAGGTCGCAAGACCCGACATTCTGGACAAGACCCAGGCCATCCAGGCCTACGACCTGTCTCTTGAGGCCGAGCAGCGGATCATCGATCTGGAGCAGGAGTTGCAGTTCACCCGCGAGAATCTGCAAGCCACGGTGGAAGAGCTGGAAACCGCCAACGAGGAATTGCAGGCCACCAACGAAGAGTTGCTGGCCAGCAACGAGGAACTGCAATCGACCAACGAGGAACTGCAATCCACCAACGAGGAGCTTTACTCGGTCAATTCCGAATATCAGTCCAAGATCGTGGAACTGAGCGAGCTGCACAATGACGTGGACAACCTTCTGAACGTCAGCCAGATCGGGCAACTTCTACTGGACGAGAACATGGAGATCAGGCGCTTTTCGCCCAAAGTCGCCGATGTGTTCAAGGTGCTCGGCTCGGATGTGGGGCGGTCCCTGTCGGACATTTCGCACCAGCTGGAAAATATAGATCCGGTCCGGATCATCGAGATGGTGCACAAGGCAGGCAAAATGGCCGAGCACGAGGTCCGCGCCAAGGATGGCCGCTGGTATCTGATGCGAGTAATTCCTTACTCCGTGGGCCCGAAGGTTTTCTCCGGCACGCTGGTTTCCTTCGTGAACATCACCCGCAGCAAATTCGGGGAAGAAGCCCTGCGCGCGAGCGAGGAAGAATTCCGGGCCCTCTTTGAAACCCTTCCGCTTGGCGTGGTCTACCATGAAGCCGATGGCACCATCATCTCCGCCAACAATGCGGCGGCTCACATACTTGGTCTCTCCCTGGACCAGATAATGTGCAAGACAACCATGGATCCGCGTTGGAAGATGATCCGCGAGGACGGCTCCAGCGTGTCCGGAAAGCACCATCCGGCCATGATCGCCCTGCGCACCGGACACAAGGAAGGGCCGGTGGTGCGCGGGGTTTTTCACCCTGGGAAGAACGCTTACATCTGGCTCTCCATAACCGCTATCCCCTTGTTCCAATCCGGGGCGATCATGCCTACGCAGGTCTATGCGACATTCGAGGACATAACCGAGAAACGTCAGACCGAGCAGGACTATCAGGCCCTTTTCCAGGAAATGTTCAACGGATTTTCGTTGCACGAGATCATTAACGATGAAAACGGCAAGCCCGTTGATTATCGCTTCCTGGCCGTCAATCCGGCTTTCGAAAGGATGACGGGCCTCAAAGGCGAAGAGATCCTGGGCAAGACGGTTCTTGAAGTCATGCCGGACACGGAAAAGTTCTGGATCGAATCTTTTGGAGAGGTGGCGTTGAGCGGCAAGCCCGTCAGGTTTGAAGAACATTCCTCGCAACTCGGCAAGAGATTCCAGGTCACCGCCTTCAGGCCGGCGCACAATCAGTTCGCCTGTGTTTTTGCCGAGGTCACGGATGGTGATGGGATCGAAAAAACAGTTCATCCAGAAGACAGGGACTCTTGACCGCCGCTTTGGCCTGAGCATTTTTTCAGTTGTCTCAACATGATAACCGCCAATCAGGATATGCCGGATATGACAGATACTTTTGAAGCCCAGAAAAGGATTTTACGCGAGCAGGCCGAGGCACGCCTGGCGTATTCCGTGAGCGAGGTCGAAAATCTTTCCCTGGAAGAGATCAAGACCCTGTTCCATGAATATCAGGTGCACCAGATCGAGCTTGAGCTCCAGAACGAGGAGTTGCGCGATACCCAGAAGCAGTATGAAA contains:
- a CDS encoding PAS domain S-box protein, producing MALDPTSRQVSQFHRLQDVEDLLVNAPIGVFSSTPGGRYLYVNLAWARMFGYESPEDVLASITDISSQLYVDPAEREEFKRLLELHGEVVNFESRFKRRDGTMVWVSRTARIVRDAQGQVSHYQGFTTDITARKESEAALQKQKVMLEHLFESSPEAIAIVDNEGCVLQINKSFVNLYGYAWEEALGRQINDLVSQGSYHREAEKYSNRVFKKGEIIETETVRCKKDGTPLDVVLIGYPILFDEHIIGAYAIYRDITDRKRTEESLLESEARFKALHNASFGGITIHDKGIILDCNQGLSDITGYRVDELIGMDGLKLIAERSRALVMGNILAGHEEPYDAYGLRKNGEEYPLRLEARNIPYKGKSVRTVEFRDDTARKQAEMELIKAKDAAETANKAKSEFLANMSHEIRTPLNGIMGLMQLLQTTRLDDEQREFVSMAISSSDRLARLLTDLLDISKIEAGKMEVVEEDFSLRELCDSVTELFAVNAAEKNVSLEYVIDPALPPVLVGGVARLRQILFNLVGNSLKFTDQGRVRLEMVPLSSLRDGEQRLLFSVYDTGIGIPEDKLEYLFKPFAQVEGSYTRKYQGAGLGLAIVRRLVELMRGHIYLESVLGEGTEVHVVLPLRPMNRGACAKVRVEPPEKVLTGLHVLLVEDDLSNQITTRKLLEKSGHAVTLAENGSQALERLRETDFDIVFMDIQMPVMGGLEATRVIRGAPELASRKDIPIVALTAYAMAGDREKFLDSGMDDYLCKPFSRENLDGMIDKHARLDALQSWEKP
- a CDS encoding CheR family methyltransferase; its protein translation is MPRKYTGKPKMPASTNSSASRSMIRPSLYVAVILSGSGSDGMRGVRAIKEFGGMVMVQSESTAKFDSMPRASISTGLVDFILPPEEMPDRLLSYAKHPFVIKAERSETVISDEDALTRIFAILRDKFKADFTYYKPSTVTRRIERRMSINRIDEIRDYVAFMQNYPGEAGTLFREFLIGVTRFFRDREVFDLLKANWLPEILDRASGKESRFWIAGCSTGEEAYTLAILAKEYMLQSGINRDLKIFATDIDRDAVLFAANGVYPDSIAADVPQELLNKYFYRKQDSYQISRNIREMVVFAQHNLIKDPPFTNIDLISCRNLLIYLQPVLQRKVLEFFNFSLNAQGVLLLGTSETIGEMGDCFESLDHKYKIYRTKGRFKHSLDARDLPLAPNSTYRELESRFPVARRDIHVGDERILERFLEALSADNFPLAVVVNEQMEVLHIFGDTQGYFKLPSGKLSRDISKMAAKDLAIPLSTGIQKVFRKNEALRFSNIKLRDMDALKIVDLRILPLPRKKGQEPLVAVFLEEVARPDILDKTQAIQAYDLSLEAEQRIIDLEQELQFTRENLQATVEELETANEELQATNEELLASNEELQSTNEELQSTNEELYSVNSEYQSKIVELSELHNDVDNLLNVSQIGQLLLDENMEIRRFSPKVADVFKVLGSDVGRSLSDISHQLENIDPVRIIEMVHKAGKMAEHEVRAKDGRWYLMRVIPYSVGPKVFSGTLVSFVNITRSKFGEEALRASEEEFRALFETLPLGVVYHEADGTIISANNAAAHILGLSLDQIMCKTTMDPRWKMIREDGSSVSGKHHPAMIALRTGHKEGPVVRGVFHPGKNAYIWLSITAIPLFQSGAIMPTQVYATFEDITEKRQTEQDYQALFQEMFNGFSLHEIINDENGKPVDYRFLAVNPAFERMTGLKGEEILGKTVLEVMPDTEKFWIESFGEVALSGKPVRFEEHSSQLGKRFQVTAFRPAHNQFACVFAEVTDGDGIEKTVHPEDRDS